The DNA sequence CTGGGGTCTTCATCTGCGCCGGGGCAATGTCCGGTTCATCCACGTAAATGGGATACATCCGCGAATTACGCAGGCTGGGCCGCGCCATCAGCTCCGGAACGTCCGCAGGCTTGAACTCCGTATGCAGGAAGGAAACCAGCGTTCCGGGCGTGGACGTATCCGGAGAGAAAGGAACCAGCATGGAATATCCCCACGTCTGCACCCCTACAAAGAGGGACAGGCCCACGGACATGGATACGGCGGTTCCCACGGAACGGCTGAGGTTGCGGCTGAGCTGCACTTTCAGGAAAGAATGCGGCACGCGCAGCAGCAGCCCCGTGATCCATGATCCGGCCCACTCCGTCACGCGCACGAAGGCGGGAGCCAGGAACAGCGCACCGGCCACCAGGCCGGGATACCCCAGCCAGAAAAAGATCCACTTGCGCGTCTCCACCTCCAGGCCCGGCAGAAGCAGGGCCGCAGGCTGGAGGCACACGCACGCCAGCCCGGCGATCACGGACCACACGGGAACGCGGCTCACTTTCCCGATGAATCCGGAAGAGGGCACGGCCGCTTCCAGCGGAGACTGGCGGGAAGCGCGCCATGCGGGAATGATGGAAGCCAGCAAGGCCCCCCCCACGGCGCACGCGGCGGCAGCCAGCACCGTCGTCCAGGTCAGGACGGGGACCGAGGAAGAACCTTCCTCCAGAAGGTACACCAGGCAAAAGCCGGCGGCCAGGCCGCCCAGCAGCGCCGGAATGCACAGGAAAAGCCCCTCTCCCACAATCAGCAGCGCGATCTGCATGCGGCTCATCCCCAGCGCACGCATCAGGGCCAGTCTGCGGGTGCGCTCGCTGACGCCGATGCTCAGGGTCGTGAAAATGATGAAGACGCAGGAGAACAGGACGAGCCAGACAGACATCTCCGCACTCTCCTTCTGGGAGCGCACGGAACGGTCGCTGGAAAGCCGCTGGATAATGGAATCCGTATCCGCCACCACGGCGGAGGCCTGGGCCAGCTCCTGCCGGAGGCCGTCCACAAACTCCTTTTTGTCCACCCCTTCCTTGAGCTGAACGTAAATCAAATTGGGGGCAAAAGGCTGGCCCGTGATTTTTTCACACACCTTTACGGGCACAAAGAGGGAGGAAAAAGCCGGTCCGGACATGCCGCCCGGTCCCATAATGACGCCGGGGGTAGCCTTGGCCTGCTTGACGATGCCCACGACCTTCACGTCGTACACGTGCGTTCCCACGCGCACGTTCATGACGGTTCCCACGCCCGCGCTGAAATACTTGGCGCTTCCGCTGCCCAGCACCCCCTCCATGGCGGAGGAGGAAGCCATATCCGGCCAGACGCCTTCCTTCAAATCATAAGGACATTCCACGGCATGGTTCCCCACCAGGATGGGGCTCTGCGGAGGAATCCCCATGCGGTCGCGCGTCTGCTCGTCAAAGCTGCCGCGTTCATTCCCGCAGCCGATCTGGAGGCGGGGCACCTGGCAGGCGGCGTTCACGGATTCCACCAGAGGGGAGGCAGCCAGGCGAGCGGCCAGATCCGGATCACTGAACCGCGGGTACTGCCCGGGGGGAAGCGGCCCTTTGGGCGCCTCCGGCACCAGGCAAAGGTCATAGCTGCCCATGTAGGCCTCCGCGTCGTTATCGAACTCCTTGACCAGCGTATCATAGCTCCCCATCATCCAGACGATGAGGCTGACGGAGACGAGGATGGCGAACACGCTGACCGCCACCCGGCCGGGGTTGGCGCGCAGGTCCCGCCAAATCAGTTTGAACAGCAGCGTCATAAGGCGTCATTCAGCGTGCGTTCATAGAAGGAGGACAATTCTACAGGTCCGGCAAAT is a window from the Akkermansia massiliensis genome containing:
- a CDS encoding ABC transporter permease; its protein translation is MTLLFKLIWRDLRANPGRVAVSVFAILVSVSLIVWMMGSYDTLVKEFDNDAEAYMGSYDLCLVPEAPKGPLPPGQYPRFSDPDLAARLAASPLVESVNAACQVPRLQIGCGNERGSFDEQTRDRMGIPPQSPILVGNHAVECPYDLKEGVWPDMASSSAMEGVLGSGSAKYFSAGVGTVMNVRVGTHVYDVKVVGIVKQAKATPGVIMGPGGMSGPAFSSLFVPVKVCEKITGQPFAPNLIYVQLKEGVDKKEFVDGLRQELAQASAVVADTDSIIQRLSSDRSVRSQKESAEMSVWLVLFSCVFIIFTTLSIGVSERTRRLALMRALGMSRMQIALLIVGEGLFLCIPALLGGLAAGFCLVYLLEEGSSSVPVLTWTTVLAAAACAVGGALLASIIPAWRASRQSPLEAAVPSSGFIGKVSRVPVWSVIAGLACVCLQPAALLLPGLEVETRKWIFFWLGYPGLVAGALFLAPAFVRVTEWAGSWITGLLLRVPHSFLKVQLSRNLSRSVGTAVSMSVGLSLFVGVQTWGYSMLVPFSPDTSTPGTLVSFLHTEFKPADVPELMARPSLRNSRMYPIYVDEPDIAPAQMKTPGFSGMRNRSIVLAGIPVAEMAQGSHPLFRPVFVSGNPQEAYAMLESTRSLLIPDTFARTVGLKAGDDLMLVNPSHQGRRSGNAPSAGAHGRGRGPGMQGEPWKVAGVVSFPGWHWLTKTSGMRVRRGGFVAALAIADERWLKEEYGHQGFQFIWGDTAPGVSNLELQNDLGEYALMKVRQQENEGEGVKPLVKALTRESLGGSVTSRGDDVIFTMSKLPIIMMVIAVLAVLNTVLASVQSRRREFGLMRAVGVPAAMVMRMLWAETLMVSLCAVVMSLALGVLGAWCSIQILEYGYHFGIVTPPVTMPWTHLGYAVLLVLALSSLACLLPAWRMKRASVTDLLSVREG